Proteins co-encoded in one Scylla paramamosain isolate STU-SP2022 unplaced genomic scaffold, ASM3559412v1 Contig4, whole genome shotgun sequence genomic window:
- the LOC135096414 gene encoding phospholipid phosphatase 1-like isoform X1, with protein MTPSVSPSPISAPATKEGQGAEDVEGALLPKTCCGQRRGCGGWRWGVCVNWLIYLSILAGLAVMLLGVVSPSHTTISCSDPLIHREIRKETVPISLLFTLSFIVPFFKMLIVEWVVPPASSPTPSKTPLRAGLRRARRYLGDLFVGGLFMYFTTDLIKTVVGEARPNFWALCQPNLTEHQCGQMYTKVTWEDCTNPYNLRHWRLAETMKSFPSGHASISVFSSIFIMAYTHKRLWRTVPCLVSPWLQLLWVVWTIVCCQSRVWDNKHFWWDVMAGAVIGALFAFLTLHYLSNWFEREEEEEEGDTALMSRRKDATSPSPSPSSSSYIQEEEEEEGDNLSRFSGTSIKRLIGGVGGGVGGGAGGAGGGRGGGVIEKELCDVRSAS; from the exons ATGACGCCCTCTGTCAGTCCCTCCCCCATCAGCGCCCCCGCCACGAAAGAAGGGCAGGGGGCGGAGGACGTGGAGGGGGCGTTGCTCCCCAAGACGTGCTGTGGTCAGAGGAGGGGGTGCGGGGGCTGGAGATGGGGAGTGTGCGTGAACTGGCTCATCTATTTATCAA tcttgGCAGGGCTGGCAGTGATGCTCCTGGGGGTGGTGTCGCCCTCCCACACCACCATATCCTGCTCGGACCCACTCATACacagagagataaggaaggagactGTTCCCATTAgtctcctcttcaccctctcctTCATTGTCCCTTTCTTTaag ATGCTGATAGTGGAGTGGGTGGTGCCGCCAGCCAGTTCTCCAACGCCCAGCAAGACCCCCCTCCGCGCCGGGCTGAGGAGGGCCAGGCGGTATCTAGGGGACCTCTTCGTGGGCGGCCTGTTCATGTACTTCACTACCGACCTTATCAAGACTGTGGTGGGCGAGGCAAGGCCAAACTTCTGGGCCTTGTGTCAACCTAACCTGACGGAACATCAGTGCGGCCAGAT GTACACCAAAGTCACCTGGGAGGACTGCACCAACCCTTACAACCTGAGGCACTGGAGGCTGGCAGAGACCATGAAATCCTTCCCTTCAGGGCATGCGTCCATCTCTGTATTCTCCTCTATCTTCATaatg GCGTACACTCACAAGAGGCTGTGGCGCACTGTTCCCTGCCTGGTGAGCCCGTGGTTACAGCTGCTGTGGGTGGTGTGGACGATCGTGTGCTGCCAGTCACGTGTGTGGGACAACAAACACTTCTGGTGGGACGTGATGGCTGGTGCTGTCATTGGCGCTCTTTTCGCTTTTCTAACG CTCCATTACCTTAGCAACTGGTtcgagagggaagaggaggaggaggagggagacacagCACTCATGTCCCGGAGGAAGGACGccacctctccatctccttccccctcctcctcctcatacattcaggaggaggaggaggaggagggggacaacCTCTCTCGATTCTCCGGAACCTCCATCAAGAGACTAattggaggagtaggaggaggagtaggaggaggagcaggaggagcaggaggaggaagaggaggaggagtgattgAGAAGGAGTTGTGTGATGTTAGAAGtgcatcctag
- the LOC135096414 gene encoding phospholipid phosphatase 1-like isoform X2: protein MLEVAREEATQSMLRFLQQHKRKLGWAILAGLAVMLLGVVSPSHTTISCSDPLIHREIRKETVPISLLFTLSFIVPFFKMLIVEWVVPPASSPTPSKTPLRAGLRRARRYLGDLFVGGLFMYFTTDLIKTVVGEARPNFWALCQPNLTEHQCGQMYTKVTWEDCTNPYNLRHWRLAETMKSFPSGHASISVFSSIFIMAYTHKRLWRTVPCLVSPWLQLLWVVWTIVCCQSRVWDNKHFWWDVMAGAVIGALFAFLTLHYLSNWFEREEEEEEGDTALMSRRKDATSPSPSPSSSSYIQEEEEEEGDNLSRFSGTSIKRLIGGVGGGVGGGAGGAGGGRGGGVIEKELCDVRSAS from the exons ATGCTGGAGGTGGCGAGGGAAGAGGCGACTCAGAGTATGTTGAGGTTTCTACAACAACACAAGAGAAAACTCGGGTGGGCCA tcttgGCAGGGCTGGCAGTGATGCTCCTGGGGGTGGTGTCGCCCTCCCACACCACCATATCCTGCTCGGACCCACTCATACacagagagataaggaaggagactGTTCCCATTAgtctcctcttcaccctctcctTCATTGTCCCTTTCTTTaag ATGCTGATAGTGGAGTGGGTGGTGCCGCCAGCCAGTTCTCCAACGCCCAGCAAGACCCCCCTCCGCGCCGGGCTGAGGAGGGCCAGGCGGTATCTAGGGGACCTCTTCGTGGGCGGCCTGTTCATGTACTTCACTACCGACCTTATCAAGACTGTGGTGGGCGAGGCAAGGCCAAACTTCTGGGCCTTGTGTCAACCTAACCTGACGGAACATCAGTGCGGCCAGAT GTACACCAAAGTCACCTGGGAGGACTGCACCAACCCTTACAACCTGAGGCACTGGAGGCTGGCAGAGACCATGAAATCCTTCCCTTCAGGGCATGCGTCCATCTCTGTATTCTCCTCTATCTTCATaatg GCGTACACTCACAAGAGGCTGTGGCGCACTGTTCCCTGCCTGGTGAGCCCGTGGTTACAGCTGCTGTGGGTGGTGTGGACGATCGTGTGCTGCCAGTCACGTGTGTGGGACAACAAACACTTCTGGTGGGACGTGATGGCTGGTGCTGTCATTGGCGCTCTTTTCGCTTTTCTAACG CTCCATTACCTTAGCAACTGGTtcgagagggaagaggaggaggaggagggagacacagCACTCATGTCCCGGAGGAAGGACGccacctctccatctccttccccctcctcctcctcatacattcaggaggaggaggaggaggagggggacaacCTCTCTCGATTCTCCGGAACCTCCATCAAGAGACTAattggaggagtaggaggaggagtaggaggaggagcaggaggagcaggaggaggaagaggaggaggagtgattgAGAAGGAGTTGTGTGATGTTAGAAGtgcatcctag